In Leucoraja erinacea ecotype New England chromosome 28, Leri_hhj_1, whole genome shotgun sequence, the following are encoded in one genomic region:
- the LOC129710768 gene encoding fibrinogen-like protein 1-like protein, with the protein MEQGNYFCIHLLLLLIVVGTESAKIPRDCQEVISQNRRAVTGLYAIQPTGSPLLVVNCIMKGKSGWTVIQSNSRTSKIIWTVGWITYKYGFGDVLTDHWLGNEYINLMTKQKAYKLRIEFRDIKGRTLYAEYDSFQIDPESRQYTIRLGPFRGNVADRMTEVKANNIIDNQRFSTQDCDYDNSRGKCANNRGGWWYDNCGLSRLNDKYPYWYGITVQTVKMMILPTC; encoded by the exons ATGGAGCAAGGAAACTACTTCTGCATTCATCTCTTACTCTTACTTATAGTGGTGGGCACTGAATCGGCAAAAA TTCCACGTGACTGCCAAGAGGTCATTTCTCAAAACCGAAGAGCTGTTACGGGgctttatgccattcagcccacaggATCCCCTCTTCTTGTGGTCAACTGTATCATGAAAGGCAAAAGTGGCTGGACTGTGATTCAAAGCAACAGCAGGACTAGCAAAATCATCTGGACAGTTGGTTGGATCACTTACAAATACGGCTTTGGTGATGTGTTGACCGATCATTGGCTGGGTAATGAGTACATCAATTTAATGACAAAGCAGAAGGCATATAAGCTGAGAATAGAATTCAGAGacattaaaggacgtaccttgtaTGCAGAATATGACTCATTTCAAATTGACCCTGAGAGTCGTCAGTACACAATCAGACTTGGTCCATTCCGAGGAAATGTTGCTGACCGTATGACCGAGGTAAAAGCTAATAACATAATTGATAACCAGAGATTTAGTACACAGGATTGTGATTATGATAACTCTAGGGGTAAATGTGCAAATAATCGTGGAGGATGGTGGTATGATAACTGTGGACTATCAAGACTTAACGACAAGTACCCATATTGGTATGGAATAACTGTCCAGACTGTCAAGATGATGATACTACCAACATGTTAA